The following proteins come from a genomic window of Trifolium pratense cultivar HEN17-A07 linkage group LG4, ARS_RC_1.1, whole genome shotgun sequence:
- the LOC123924705 gene encoding L-type lectin-domain containing receptor kinase IX.1-like, which yields MAIITYSSHYNQTKKTFSMLIIIFTLFYALFNPAYSISFNFSNFPSNLYLIKFQGDAFSSNNVLQLTKNQLDGPITSSVGRASFDQPVKLYDKKTKELTDFTTHFTFVMKAVNSSLFGDGLSFFIAPFQSDIPKNSSGGYLGLFNEDSAFNTSKNQIVAVEFDSFSNDWDPKLDHVGINVNSIQSVQNVSWKSNMKNGLIANAWISYNSTSKNLTVFLTYAKNPTFQGNSSLSYVIDLSEVLPEYVRIGFSASTGKWIEIHNILSWSFNSNLKNGNGNNIKVGLGVGLSVGFGSITCFVGLFWFTFWRKRKVLNSGKVDNDRDFHVSIDEDEFERGTGPKRFTYKVLSNATNGFEEKGKLGEGGFGGVYKGIIGKTNKKMEVAVKRVSKGSRQGKKEYISEVRIISKLRHRNLVQLLGWCHEKNELLLVYEYMLNGSLDFHLFGKGVMLTWNLRYKIALGLASSLLYLHEEWEQCVVHRDIKSSNVMLDANFNSKLGDFGLARLVDHELGSQTTVLAGTMGYLAPECVTTGKSSKESDVYSFGVVALEIVSGRRSIEPKEEAKKVRLVEWIWELYGKGELFEGVDRGLNLEYDEKQMEYLMIIGLWCCHPDFTMRPSIRQVINVLNFEANLPNLPSKFPVPMYFAPPMEMCRFSSTFDGLTTKGSSTHSSLSAGSRKSLL from the coding sequence ATGGCTATCATCACATATTCTTCACACTATAATCAAACCAAAAAAACCTTTTCCATGTTAATcataatttttactttgttcTATGCACTCTTTAATCCTGCATACTCAATTTCCTTCAACTTCTCTAACTTTCCCTCAAACTTATATCTAATAAAATTCCAAGGTGATGCATTTTCATCAAACAATGTTCTTCAGCTAACAAAAAACCAACTCGACGGCCCAATCACAAGCAGCGTCGGTCGTGCTTCATTTGACCAACCGGTGAAGCTTTAcgacaaaaaaacaaaagagctAACTGATTTCACAACACATTTCACCTTTGTTATGAAAGCCGTTAATTCATCGCTGTTCGGTGATGGTTTATCGTTCTTCATCGCTCCATTTCAATCTGATATCCCAAAAAACTCATCGGGTGGTTACCTTGGTTTATTCAACGAAGACTCTGCATTCAACACTAGCAAAAACCAAATAGTAGCTGTTGAGTTTGATAGTTTTTCGAATGATTGGGATCCAAAACTTGATCATGTTGGAATCAATGTTAATTCGATTCAATCAGTTCAAAATGTATCTTGGAAGAGTAACATGAAAAACGGTTTAATTGCGAATGCTTGGATTTCATATAACTCAACATCAAAAAACCTAACCGTTTTTCTTACTTATGCTAAGAATCCAACTTTTCAGGGAAACTCTAGTCTTTCATATGTTATTGATTTGAGTGAAGTTTTGCCTGAATATGTTAGGATTGGTTTTTCAGCTTCTACTGGTAAATGGATTGAAATACACAACATTTTATCTTGGTCATTCaattcaaatttgaaaaatggTAATGGTAACAACATCAAGGTTGGTTTAGGAGTTGGTTTAAGTGTTGGTTTTGGTTCTATAACTTGTTTTGTAGGTTTGTTTTGGTTCACTTTttggagaaaaagaaaagtactAAATAGTGGTAAAGTGGACAATGATAGAGATTTTCATGTTTCAATAGATGAAGATGAATTTGAGAGAGGAACTGGTCCAAAAAGGTTCACTTACAAAGTACTAAGCAATGCAACAAATGGTTTTGAGGAAAAAGGGAAACTTGGAGAAGGTGGATTTGGAGGTGTTTATAAGGGCATAATTggaaaaaccaacaaaaaaatggAAGTGGCTGTGAAAAGGGTTTCAAAAGGGTCAAGACAAGGAAAAAAAGAATACATATCAGAAGTAAGAATAATAAGCAAATTAAGACATAGAAATTTGGTTCAATTATTAGGTTGGTGTCATGAAAAAAATGAGTTATTACTTGTTTATGAATATATGCTTAATGGAAGTCTTGATTTTCATTTATTTGGAAAAGGGGTTATGCTAACTTGGAATTTAAGGTACAAAATAGCATTAGGCTTAGCATCATCACTTCTTTATTTACATGAAGAGTGGGAACAATGTGTGGTTCATAGAGATATTAAATCAAGTAATGTTATGTTAGATGCAAATTTTAATTCCAAGTTAGGTGATTTTGGTCTTGCAAGATTAGTGGATCATGAACTTGGTTCACAAACAACTGTTTTGGCAGGTACTATGGGATATTTAGCACCTGAATGTGTTACTACTGGAAAATCAAGTAAAGAATCTGATGTTTATAGTTTTGGTGTTGTTGCACTTGAAATAGTAAGTGGTAGAAGATCTATTGAACCAAAAGAAGAGGCTAAGAAAGTTAGGCTTGTGGAATGGATTTGGGAGTTATATGGTAAAGGTGAATTATTTGAAGGTGTTGATAGAGGGTTAAATTTGGAATATGATGAAAAGCAAATGGAGTATTTGATGATTATTGGATTATGGTGTTGTCATCCTGATTTTACTATGAGGCCTTCTATTAGGCAAGTGATtaatgttttgaattttgaagctAATTTGCCTAATCTTCCTTCAAAATTTCCTGTGCCTATGTACTTTGCACCTCCTATGGAGATGTGTAGATTTTCCTCTACTTTTGATGGTCTCACAACTAAAGGATCATCTACTCATTCATCATTGTCAGCTGGGTCTAGAAAATCTCTATTGTAG